Proteins from a single region of Paenibacillus sp. BIHB 4019:
- a CDS encoding dihydrodipicolinate synthase family protein, with amino-acid sequence MHEGMKAKLRGINAINVTPFDGQLGIDWTSLQGNIRYLLDQGIKAIYPCGNTGEFYALSVEEAKEVTRFVTDTVNHESLVIAGVGYDARTASELAVHAEKCGADGIMVHQPVHPYLLAQGVVDYYKQIAAATSLPMVLYIRSEQITHEAIVQAAAIPNVVGIKYAINHPPSFSRAVQAVEDDIVWICGTAEMWAPTFYAAGAKGFTSGMVNVDTQRSFAMLEALNEGNYDRAMEIWREVLPFEQLRESHRNGNNVSVVKEAMYQLGLIATRAVRPPISTLTSKECEEVAGMLREWGLLQPV; translated from the coding sequence ATGCATGAAGGCATGAAAGCTAAACTAAGAGGCATCAATGCGATTAATGTGACACCGTTTGATGGACAGCTCGGCATTGATTGGACATCGCTGCAAGGCAACATTCGCTATTTGCTTGACCAAGGCATTAAAGCGATTTATCCATGCGGCAACACAGGCGAGTTTTATGCGCTGAGCGTGGAGGAGGCTAAGGAGGTTACGCGGTTTGTGACAGACACCGTTAACCATGAAAGTTTGGTCATTGCCGGGGTGGGCTATGATGCGAGAACAGCTTCCGAGCTAGCCGTTCATGCGGAAAAATGCGGTGCCGACGGCATTATGGTGCATCAGCCGGTTCATCCCTATTTGCTGGCGCAGGGCGTAGTCGATTATTACAAGCAAATCGCGGCTGCAACCTCGCTGCCCATGGTGCTTTATATTCGCAGTGAGCAAATTACGCATGAGGCGATTGTACAGGCTGCTGCCATACCGAATGTAGTGGGCATCAAATATGCGATTAATCATCCGCCATCCTTTAGCCGCGCAGTACAAGCTGTGGAGGACGACATTGTGTGGATATGCGGAACGGCTGAAATGTGGGCACCGACGTTTTATGCGGCGGGGGCGAAGGGCTTTACGTCGGGAATGGTCAATGTGGATACCCAAAGGTCGTTTGCGATGCTGGAGGCGCTGAATGAAGGAAACTATGACCGGGCGATGGAAATTTGGCGCGAGGTGCTTCCATTCGAGCAGCTGCGGGAAAGCCATCGAAACGGCAATAATGTAAGCGTAGTCAAGGAAGCGATGTACCAGCTGGGGCTGATAGCAACGAGAGCGGTGCGTCCGCCTATCAGCACATTAACGAGCAAGGAATGTGAAGAGGTAGCAGGCATGCTGAGGGAATGGGGCTTGCTGCAGCCCGTATAA
- a CDS encoding ABC transporter permease subunit produces MNAQIRTTGSSSSRPGGSTLGKERVSRRSEWLRELIKDKWMYAMLLPGVFFFIIFKYVPMYGVIIAFQDYQPFQGVLGSSWAGLKHFERFFSEPQFWQLFRNTLLLAIYNIVFFFPLPIVLALMLNEVRVERFKRFVQTMIYIPHFVSWVVVVGVFYIILTTEGGIINEMLFALTGHKIAFLLEPSWFRTIIMSQSIWKEVGWGTIIFLAALSGVDVQLYEAARMDGANRLRQLWHITLPAIRSTIVILLILRLGTFLDSGFEHIFLMLAPTNRDVGEVFDTYVYVKGLTQAQYSYSAAVGLFKSFIGLILVLGANWMAKKFGQEGVY; encoded by the coding sequence ATGAACGCACAAATCCGCACGACGGGCAGCAGCAGTAGCAGGCCAGGCGGATCAACGCTTGGCAAGGAGCGGGTCAGCAGGCGCAGCGAGTGGCTGCGGGAGCTGATTAAGGATAAATGGATGTATGCGATGCTGCTTCCAGGCGTGTTTTTTTTCATCATTTTCAAATATGTCCCGATGTACGGCGTCATTATCGCTTTTCAGGATTATCAACCCTTTCAGGGCGTGCTGGGGAGCAGCTGGGCGGGACTTAAGCATTTCGAGCGATTTTTCTCGGAGCCGCAGTTTTGGCAGCTGTTTCGCAATACGCTGCTGCTGGCGATTTACAACATCGTCTTTTTCTTCCCGCTGCCGATTGTGCTTGCTTTAATGCTGAATGAAGTACGGGTCGAGCGCTTCAAGCGGTTCGTGCAGACGATGATCTATATTCCCCATTTCGTCTCCTGGGTCGTCGTCGTCGGGGTATTCTACATTATACTGACGACGGAAGGAGGCATTATCAATGAAATGCTGTTTGCGCTGACCGGGCATAAAATCGCCTTTTTGCTGGAGCCGAGCTGGTTCCGAACGATTATTATGTCGCAGTCGATCTGGAAGGAAGTAGGCTGGGGCACGATTATTTTTCTCGCAGCGCTGTCGGGCGTTGATGTGCAGCTGTATGAAGCAGCGCGAATGGACGGAGCCAATCGGCTAAGACAGCTGTGGCATATTACACTGCCAGCTATTCGCAGCACAATCGTCATTTTGCTTATTTTGCGGCTTGGCACGTTTCTCGATTCCGGGTTCGAGCACATCTTCCTCATGCTTGCTCCAACCAATCGCGACGTCGGCGAAGTATTCGACACATATGTGTACGTGAAAGGCTTGACGCAGGCCCAGTACAGCTACAGCGCGGCAGTTGGCTTGTTCAAATCCTTTATCGGCCTCATTCTGGTGCTGGGAGCGAACTGGATGGCCAAGAAGTTTGGGCAGGAAGGGGTTTACTAG
- a CDS encoding glycoside hydrolase family 88 protein → MAGKNRSERQLLLSRTAERTLALSHTFSDEPGGIRWRRWDWSIGVAFYGVVKAGEAAGDAPYDLMLKGWIDGRIKAHFEKVCVNSNSLLLTMLHLRDQDDEGQYASFFQTFDDYLLNSGPRTDSGALEHTVLDNDWSDQVWADTLFMSLLYMAQRGTLLHDERFRLEAGRQLALHCKLLFDPEEKLFYHGWNDKQRKWIGVHWGRGNAWMTAGIVDILELLPSEFAEREAILETLHAQVKRLAELQEASGQWRTVLNRKDTYTETSATAGIAYGLLKGIRLGLISEQYREVAERALDAVVASIDEEGYVTGGSSGTPVKADAEAYNQIPYEITPFTQGLALLALQEGLQPNKKGSVSIHEAV, encoded by the coding sequence ATGGCGGGGAAAAACAGATCAGAACGGCAATTGCTGCTAAGTCGAACCGCTGAGCGGACGCTGGCGCTGAGCCATACCTTTTCGGATGAACCCGGAGGCATTCGCTGGCGGCGCTGGGATTGGAGCATCGGGGTTGCCTTCTATGGGGTAGTGAAGGCAGGAGAGGCAGCGGGAGATGCACCCTATGACCTGATGCTGAAAGGCTGGATTGATGGGCGAATCAAAGCGCATTTTGAGAAAGTATGCGTAAACTCCAACTCGCTGCTGCTGACGATGCTGCATTTGCGGGATCAGGACGATGAGGGCCAATATGCGAGTTTTTTTCAGACATTTGACGATTATTTGCTGAATAGCGGGCCGCGCACCGATTCTGGAGCTCTGGAGCATACGGTGCTGGACAATGACTGGTCGGATCAGGTATGGGCCGATACGCTGTTTATGAGCCTGCTTTATATGGCGCAGCGGGGGACGCTCCTCCATGATGAGCGGTTCAGGCTGGAAGCCGGAAGACAGCTTGCTCTGCATTGTAAGCTGCTGTTCGACCCTGAAGAGAAGCTATTTTATCATGGGTGGAACGATAAGCAGCGGAAGTGGATCGGCGTTCATTGGGGCCGAGGCAACGCGTGGATGACGGCGGGCATCGTTGATATTTTGGAGCTGCTGCCGTCCGAGTTTGCGGAGCGGGAGGCAATTTTGGAAACGCTCCATGCACAAGTAAAGAGGCTAGCTGAGCTGCAAGAGGCTTCAGGGCAGTGGAGAACAGTGTTGAACCGGAAGGACACATATACGGAAACGTCTGCTACCGCGGGCATTGCTTATGGCTTGCTGAAAGGGATCAGGCTCGGCCTCATTTCGGAGCAATACCGCGAGGTGGCGGAGCGTGCGCTTGATGCAGTAGTGGCAAGCATTGATGAAGAAGGTTATGTAACAGGCGGCTCGTCAGGTACCCCGGTGAAGGCGGATGCCGAAGCCTATAACCAAATCCCGTATGAAATTACGCCGTTTACGCAAGGCCTGGCATTGCTTGCCCTTCAAGAAGGACTACAGCCTAACAAAAAAGGGAGTGTTTCGATTCATGAAGCTGTCTGA
- a CDS encoding extracellular solute-binding protein has product MTSKPIQPLASSSKRWVNLICSGVLTLGLAAGCAGTGEKAGSSGENSGENAGAGKPYKLSIALRQVGDIPAKGNEVEQAIEKYTNTELAIQWIPQAAFDDKINVMIASNELPQILKVNYVPNVMNAARNGLFWELGPYLKDYPNLAAQDQRYYDNIKIDGKLFGIPNYRDIGRAAVVYRKDWFDKAGLTLPATMDDWYNVMKAFSESDPDGNGKQDSYGTMLFKNYNAGTQPVITRLAVSIGGVNRWGEDNGKFTPEFKTQPYMDVLKLFRRLYADKLINQDFAVYDVTELDKAMYDGRVGMRLNVSAQNVQSYSVAMKDTIPAAEWDIAPFAGPDGPRIAGEPGNFGFLAIPKSAVKDEAELKRVLAFLDKLMDEPMSTLQMRGIEGKHYEVVDGTKTKFTDFALFQREVKPYRDGLLNIEGYNVPEIDDTPIALKGTKMARDNVQYAVPNPALTLNSPTYNERGVELDLIIRDAETKYIMGQIDDAGFQAEVDKWAKAGGDAVVKEYESSFVELGG; this is encoded by the coding sequence ATGACAAGCAAGCCGATTCAGCCTTTAGCAAGCAGCAGCAAGCGGTGGGTGAACCTCATCTGCTCCGGCGTATTGACGCTGGGGCTCGCGGCGGGCTGTGCGGGAACAGGAGAGAAAGCAGGCAGCAGCGGGGAAAATTCTGGAGAAAACGCAGGTGCGGGCAAGCCATATAAGCTGTCGATTGCGCTGCGCCAGGTGGGCGATATTCCAGCGAAGGGCAATGAGGTGGAGCAGGCGATTGAAAAGTATACGAATACGGAGCTTGCGATTCAGTGGATTCCGCAAGCAGCGTTCGATGATAAAATCAACGTCATGATTGCTTCCAATGAGCTTCCGCAAATTTTAAAGGTCAACTATGTGCCCAATGTAATGAATGCAGCGCGCAACGGCTTGTTTTGGGAGCTGGGGCCATATTTGAAGGATTATCCGAATTTGGCGGCGCAGGATCAGCGCTACTATGACAATATAAAAATTGACGGAAAGCTGTTCGGCATCCCGAACTACCGCGACATTGGGCGGGCAGCCGTCGTCTACCGCAAAGATTGGTTTGATAAAGCCGGGCTCACACTACCCGCAACGATGGATGATTGGTATAACGTTATGAAAGCGTTTTCTGAAAGTGATCCAGATGGCAATGGCAAGCAGGATTCTTACGGCACGATGCTGTTCAAAAATTACAACGCCGGAACGCAGCCCGTCATTACGAGGCTGGCGGTCAGCATTGGCGGCGTTAATCGCTGGGGAGAGGACAATGGAAAATTCACGCCGGAGTTCAAGACACAGCCATATATGGATGTGCTCAAGCTGTTCCGCAGGCTGTATGCAGACAAGCTGATTAATCAGGATTTTGCCGTCTACGATGTAACGGAACTGGATAAGGCGATGTATGACGGCAGGGTCGGCATGCGGTTGAATGTGTCGGCGCAAAATGTACAGAGCTACTCTGTCGCCATGAAGGATACGATTCCGGCGGCAGAATGGGATATTGCCCCGTTTGCTGGGCCGGATGGTCCGCGCATCGCGGGCGAGCCGGGCAACTTTGGATTTTTGGCGATTCCCAAATCGGCAGTCAAGGATGAGGCAGAGCTAAAGCGCGTGCTGGCCTTCCTCGACAAGCTGATGGATGAGCCGATGTCCACGCTGCAAATGCGCGGCATTGAAGGCAAGCATTATGAGGTAGTGGATGGCACTAAAACGAAGTTTACGGATTTTGCCTTGTTCCAGCGAGAGGTCAAGCCATATCGTGACGGACTGCTTAACATTGAAGGCTACAATGTTCCGGAAATTGATGACACGCCAATTGCTCTGAAAGGGACAAAAATGGCAAGGGATAACGTTCAATATGCGGTGCCGAATCCCGCGCTGACGCTCAATTCGCCAACGTATAATGAACGTGGAGTAGAGCTTGATCTCATTATTCGCGATGCGGAAACGAAATATATTATGGGCCAAATTGACGATGCAGGCTTTCAGGCGGAAGTAGACAAATGGGCGAAGGCTGGCGGCGATGCAGTCGTGAAGGAATATGAGTCGTCCTTCGTAGAGCTTGGAGGCTAA
- a CDS encoding mandelate racemase/muconate lactonizing enzyme family protein yields the protein MKLSDLRLTVVGVPRSTGFVSKHVIVELMTDEGLTGIGEMSDFSHLPYYSIDLNDLATVLKGILIGQNPFQLSRINMELKSHFPEANFYYEKGNFIRNGIDAALHDLCAKALNMPVSEFMGGAIQHKIKVCFPIFRHRFMEEVEENIAVVRERLAQGFDVFRLYVGKNLDADEAFLDGVQREFGSRVKIKSLDFSHLLDWKASLKAIRRLSAYDFEMVESPAPQNDFEGLRQVRMKSDYPVSEHVWSFRQQHEMLRQDSVDIFNISPIFIGGLTSARKAAAAAEVAGKGCLLGTTQELSIGTAAMAHLGSTLVNLNYTSDPTGPELYVGDVVKEPVRYEEGYLIVPGADKPGLGMELDPDKIEQYRVPDLSWGAVSVHQLQDRTSQTKQ from the coding sequence ATGAAGCTGTCTGATTTGCGCTTAACTGTCGTTGGCGTGCCGCGTTCTACCGGCTTTGTCAGCAAGCATGTCATAGTGGAGCTAATGACCGATGAAGGCTTGACGGGCATCGGCGAAATGTCGGATTTTTCCCATCTTCCTTATTATTCGATTGATTTAAATGATCTGGCGACGGTGCTCAAGGGCATTCTGATTGGGCAAAATCCCTTCCAGCTATCGCGCATCAATATGGAGCTGAAAAGCCATTTTCCCGAAGCCAACTTTTATTATGAGAAAGGCAATTTTATCCGCAATGGCATTGATGCCGCGCTGCATGATTTGTGCGCGAAGGCACTGAATATGCCGGTGTCTGAATTTATGGGCGGGGCTATTCAGCACAAAATTAAAGTATGCTTTCCGATCTTCCGACACCGGTTTATGGAGGAGGTTGAGGAAAATATCGCTGTCGTTCGCGAGCGGCTGGCACAGGGGTTTGACGTATTCCGGCTGTATGTCGGCAAAAACCTTGATGCGGATGAGGCGTTTCTGGACGGGGTGCAGCGCGAGTTCGGATCACGGGTGAAAATTAAATCGCTCGACTTCAGCCATTTGCTGGACTGGAAGGCATCGCTTAAGGCGATACGCCGCTTATCTGCTTATGACTTTGAAATGGTCGAAAGTCCCGCTCCGCAAAATGATTTCGAAGGGCTGCGGCAAGTTCGCATGAAATCGGATTATCCCGTGAGCGAGCATGTGTGGAGCTTCCGCCAGCAGCATGAGATGCTGCGGCAGGACAGCGTAGATATTTTCAATATTTCGCCGATATTTATTGGCGGTCTGACCTCTGCCCGGAAGGCGGCAGCAGCTGCGGAAGTCGCTGGCAAAGGCTGTCTGCTGGGCACGACGCAGGAGCTGTCGATCGGCACAGCCGCCATGGCGCATCTCGGCAGCACGCTCGTCAATCTGAATTATACGTCGGACCCGACGGGACCGGAGCTATATGTCGGCGACGTGGTCAAGGAGCCGGTTCGTTATGAGGAAGGTTACCTGATTGTGCCAGGGGCTGACAAGCCAGGTCTTGGGATGGAGCTGGACCCGGATAAAATCGAGCAGTACCGTGTGCCGGATTTAAGCTGGGGAGCGGTATCCGTCCATCAGCTGCAGGACCGGACATCACAAACGAAGCAGTAA
- a CDS encoding carbohydrate ABC transporter permease: MSQDQSYVRVDNTLGNKLFDGANIIVLTIIALVTVLPFIYILAVSFTSPEEAAKGGFILFPKSFSLSAYQYIFSTDTLMRSLLVSIYVTTLGTAINLLLTCLMAYPLAKQTLRGRQPILMAVLFTMLFSGGLIPTYFVVSGMGLTNTLWSLMIPNAISAFNLIVLKNFFQQIPDGLEDSARIDGCTDVGVLFRIVIPLSMPAIATFGMFYAVSHWNQFFSAIIYINDSDKWPVQVLLREIVILAQSRIGDTGFDETAIQPQTIRMAVIVFATIPILLVYPFLQKHFAKGVMLGSVKG, translated from the coding sequence ATGAGCCAGGATCAGTCTTATGTTCGAGTTGACAATACGCTGGGCAATAAATTGTTTGACGGCGCCAATATCATCGTGCTGACGATTATTGCTTTGGTGACGGTACTGCCGTTCATTTATATTTTGGCTGTATCTTTTACGAGTCCAGAGGAGGCGGCAAAAGGGGGCTTTATTCTATTTCCGAAGTCGTTCTCGCTGTCGGCTTATCAATATATTTTCTCGACCGATACGCTGATGCGCAGCCTGCTCGTCTCGATTTATGTGACGACGCTCGGCACGGCCATCAATCTGCTGTTGACCTGCCTGATGGCCTATCCGCTTGCAAAGCAGACGCTGCGCGGACGGCAGCCGATTTTAATGGCGGTGCTGTTCACGATGCTGTTCAGCGGCGGGCTCATTCCGACTTATTTTGTCGTAAGCGGCATGGGGCTGACGAATACGCTGTGGTCGCTGATGATCCCGAATGCCATAAGCGCGTTTAATCTGATTGTGCTGAAAAACTTTTTTCAGCAAATCCCTGATGGACTGGAGGACTCCGCACGAATTGACGGCTGTACCGACGTCGGTGTGCTGTTCCGCATTGTTATCCCGTTATCGATGCCTGCTATTGCAACGTTCGGCATGTTTTATGCGGTATCGCATTGGAACCAGTTTTTCAGCGCCATCATTTATATTAACGACAGCGATAAGTGGCCGGTACAGGTGCTGCTGCGGGAAATTGTCATTTTGGCGCAAAGCCGCATTGGCGATACCGGCTTCGATGAAACGGCGATTCAGCCGCAAACGATTCGGATGGCGGTCATCGTATTTGCCACGATTCCGATTTTGCTCGTGTATCCGTTTTTGCAAAAGCATTTCGCCAAGGGCGTTATGCTCGGATCGGTTAAAGGATAA